The following are encoded together in the Rana temporaria chromosome 12, aRanTem1.1, whole genome shotgun sequence genome:
- the LOC120919146 gene encoding uncharacterized protein LOC120919146, with amino-acid sequence MDCDLSDPGQSHSSAQHQSRCNRSCDVEDAIGSPFLAVSGWNFLSLCFLASTWQEKPSSRGGGQGALWIGHYCIVASSLPEFWEAVCGWPEAPNRRLHFNLPLHYLALYLLQQGDENIVAPTLQNRHLRNKEPQRINEVPRSPSNPSRESDVPKYIKTYFLFNIWKETRHGWSIGTMIIPRSTGLSRVGDNLWNEMSLCIYFIGQKSIENKCR; translated from the exons ATGGATT GTGATCTATCTGATCCCGGCCAATCTCATTCTTCTGCTCAGCATCAATCCAGATGTAACCG GTCATGTGATGTGGAAGACGCTATCGGATCTCCATTCCTTGCTGTGTCTGGTTGGAACTTTCTGTCTCTTTGCTTCTTGGCTTCTACATGGCAAGAAAAACCTTCTTCACGAGGAGGAGGGCAG GGAGCTCTCTGGATTGGCCATTATTGTATTGTGGCTTCTTCTCTGCCGGAATTCTgggag GCAGTCTGTGGGTGGCCTGAGGCTCCTAATCGCCGTCTCCATTTCAATCTTCCCCTTCATTACCTGGCTTTATATTTACTTCAACAAGGAGATGAGAACATTGTGGCCCCAACACTGCAAAACCGTCATCTGAG GAACAAAGAACCTCAAAGAATAAATGAAGTCCCCCGAAGTCCTTCCAATCCTTCTCGGGAATCGGACGTTCCTAAATACATAAAGACTTATTTTCTATTCAATATCTGGAAAGAGACACGTCATGGCTGGTCTATAGGCACAATGATAATCCCGAGGTCTACTGGACTGAGCCGTGTTGGGGACAATTTATGGAATGAGATGtcactttgtatttattttataggaCAAAAAAGTATTGAAAACAAGTGCAGATGA